A single genomic interval of Croceibacter atlanticus HTCC2559 harbors:
- a CDS encoding VanZ family protein, which yields MLKPIKNWLVKNAVLLSIVFTILVAIASLVKPTSFPKTGVSFSDKIAHTAIYFILTILWLFSMMRQKVSQYPFSKIGIAILLLVIGYGIFIEFLQDTLTDYRSFDYYDMLANTLGACLGFLIFRGFQQQIVNLKSVENSMLDKN from the coding sequence ATGCTGAAGCCTATAAAGAATTGGTTGGTTAAAAACGCCGTTCTATTAAGTATTGTTTTTACAATACTTGTAGCAATAGCTAGTTTAGTAAAACCTACTAGTTTTCCTAAAACTGGTGTGAGTTTTTCAGATAAGATAGCTCACACAGCCATATATTTTATTTTAACAATACTTTGGCTCTTCAGTATGATGAGGCAAAAAGTATCTCAATACCCATTTTCTAAAATAGGAATAGCAATTCTACTTCTTGTGATAGGTTATGGCATATTTATTGAGTTTTTACAAGATACACTAACAGATTATAGGTCTTTTGATTATTATGATATGTTGGCAAATACATTAGGTGCTTGTCTAGGTTTCTTAATTTTTAGAGGTTTTCAACAACAAATTGTGAACTTAAAAAGTGTTGAGAATTCCATGTTAGACAAAAATTAA
- a CDS encoding energy transducer TonB — translation MEPKKNPKADLRKNSVLYFQIGLILILFLTWQAIEMKTYPDEIDIGQVQVDDLLDEDVPITEIQNTPPPPPPPPPPAPEVIEVVEDEAEVEETIIESTETNQEEIVEVEEVEEAVEEEIADVPFAVIENVPIFPGCEGETNNAARKKCMSEKVDKFVKRKFDQELGGELGLSGIQRIYVAFKIDKSGNITNVRARAPHPRLAKEAENVVKALPKMTPGKQRGKAVGVLYSLPIVFQVLD, via the coding sequence ATGGAACCAAAGAAAAATCCAAAAGCAGACCTTAGAAAGAACAGCGTGCTGTACTTTCAAATTGGTCTAATTTTAATTTTATTCCTCACATGGCAAGCCATTGAGATGAAAACTTATCCAGACGAAATTGATATAGGACAAGTTCAAGTAGATGATTTACTTGATGAAGATGTGCCTATTACAGAAATACAGAACACACCACCGCCACCGCCGCCACCGCCGCCACCAGCACCTGAAGTAATCGAGGTTGTTGAAGATGAGGCAGAGGTAGAGGAAACTATTATCGAGTCTACAGAAACAAACCAAGAGGAAATTGTTGAGGTAGAAGAGGTAGAAGAGGCAGTTGAAGAAGAAATTGCAGATGTACCATTTGCAGTTATCGAAAATGTGCCAATTTTCCCTGGATGCGAAGGTGAAACTAATAATGCAGCTCGTAAGAAATGTATGAGTGAAAAAGTTGACAAGTTTGTTAAACGTAAGTTTGATCAAGAACTTGGAGGCGAGCTTGGATTAAGTGGTATACAACGTATTTATGTAGCTTTTAAAATTGATAAAAGCGGTAATATAACAAACGTACGTGCAAGAGCACCACACCCAAGATTAGCTAAAGAAGCAGAAAACGTTGTAAAAGCGTTACCAAAGATGACGCCAGGTAAGCAACGTGGTAAAGCAGTAGGTGTATTATATTCATTACCAATTGTTTTCCAGGTTTTAGATTAA
- a CDS encoding MBL fold metallo-hydrolase, protein MKALTHTLALIFLSSPLFLHSQKVSINSEKLSNHVYMITGQGGNIGLFEDTDALLMIDSQFGKLTPQILAEIKTISPKPIKTLLNTHHHGDHTGGNENIVNKGASVFAHKNARVRLLKSIEDKTKSSKKALPILTFSTELNLYFDTTQVLIFHPETAHTDGDAIIYFVEENVLHTGDVFFNSRYPYIDLDSGGSVIGAKKAIEHMLMLINAETQIIPGHGKRATKTDLEKTLAMYNTCISRIENEINRGATQEDVSQNRALTEDLDGKFYTEGAFISPEKWRRTIYLSLTSEKN, encoded by the coding sequence ATGAAAGCTTTAACCCACACACTGGCATTAATTTTTCTAAGCTCACCTTTATTTTTGCATTCTCAAAAGGTATCTATAAATTCAGAAAAACTATCTAATCATGTTTATATGATTACCGGACAAGGTGGTAACATAGGATTGTTTGAAGATACAGATGCTTTATTGATGATTGATTCTCAATTTGGCAAATTAACTCCCCAAATTCTTGCGGAAATAAAAACCATTAGCCCCAAACCAATTAAAACACTCCTTAACACACATCATCACGGCGATCACACTGGCGGCAATGAAAATATAGTAAATAAAGGCGCTTCTGTTTTTGCTCACAAAAATGCAAGAGTCCGTTTGTTAAAAAGTATCGAAGACAAGACTAAATCATCTAAAAAAGCCTTACCAATTCTAACCTTTTCAACCGAGTTAAATTTATATTTCGACACTACACAAGTTTTAATATTTCATCCTGAAACAGCACATACAGATGGCGATGCAATTATTTATTTTGTTGAAGAAAATGTATTACACACCGGAGATGTATTCTTTAATAGCCGATATCCTTATATAGATTTAGATTCTGGCGGAAGTGTTATCGGTGCCAAAAAGGCGATAGAACACATGTTGATGCTTATTAATGCAGAAACGCAAATTATTCCAGGACATGGAAAACGCGCTACAAAAACAGATTTAGAAAAAACATTAGCTATGTACAACACTTGTATATCCCGCATTGAAAATGAAATTAACCGTGGCGCTACTCAGGAAGATGTTTCACAAAACAGAGCTTTAACTGAAGATCTTGATGGGAAATTTTACACAGAAGGTGCTTTTATATCGCCAGAAAAATGGAGAAGAACCATTTACCTTAGTTTAACTTCTGAAAAAAACTAG
- the cyoE gene encoding heme o synthase — MAETALHNTTTSWSSDFKEITKMRLAISVVFSSVAGYFLGATVLDFVDVLLLAIGGYLMVGASNAYNQVIEKDLDALMDRTKNRPLPAKRMSVQMALFIATAFAISGVAVLYYINPKTAMFGALSILLYVLVYTPLKTKTPLAVFVGAFPGAIPFMLGWVAATNEFGIEPGTLFMIQFFWQFPHFWAIGWWLFDDYKKGGFAMLPTGKRDTKTAIQVILYTFWTVLISLVPAFGMTGRLYLTPIAAVIIGLLGVFMMYYAIMLYKKRTPKSAKQLMFASVSYITLLQIIYVLDKFIR; from the coding sequence TTGGCTGAAACAGCGCTACATAATACGACAACTTCTTGGAGTTCTGACTTTAAGGAAATCACTAAAATGAGATTAGCTATTAGCGTGGTCTTTTCTTCTGTTGCTGGTTATTTTTTAGGCGCCACCGTTTTAGACTTTGTAGATGTTCTGCTTCTTGCAATTGGTGGCTACTTAATGGTTGGAGCATCAAATGCCTATAATCAAGTTATAGAAAAAGATCTTGACGCGTTAATGGATCGCACTAAAAATAGACCATTGCCAGCAAAGCGAATGAGCGTGCAAATGGCTTTGTTTATAGCTACGGCTTTTGCTATAAGCGGTGTTGCGGTGTTATATTATATAAATCCTAAAACTGCAATGTTTGGTGCATTGTCTATCTTATTATATGTATTGGTATACACACCTCTAAAAACAAAAACACCTTTAGCCGTATTTGTAGGAGCTTTTCCAGGAGCAATACCATTTATGCTGGGTTGGGTTGCCGCTACAAACGAATTTGGAATAGAACCAGGTACATTATTCATGATACAGTTTTTTTGGCAATTCCCACATTTTTGGGCTATTGGTTGGTGGTTGTTTGATGATTACAAAAAAGGAGGTTTTGCTATGTTGCCAACTGGCAAGCGTGACACAAAAACAGCCATACAAGTTATCTTATATACATTCTGGACAGTTTTAATATCATTAGTTCCTGCATTTGGTATGACAGGACGTCTTTATCTTACACCAATAGCAGCTGTTATAATTGGATTGTTAGGAGTGTTTATGATGTATTATGCAATCATGTTATATAAGAAACGAACACCAAAATCTGCAAAGCAATTAATGTTTGCAAGTGTAAGCTATATTACACTGCTTCAAATAATATATGTCTTAGATAAATTTATAAGGTAA
- a CDS encoding energy transducer TonB, translating into MNNKHDANVRKSTLVNFQLGLIVALVTTVLVMEIKSAVPVVKPDDVAVDNSEVETYFNPEFVIVKDKVEKKQPLKKVQKIIDVIDVIDDDTPTELFEDTELTTEPDITEIEPGDLVEKTEDPEIAPVPFVKVEFVPIFPGCEGLTTNAERRACMSSKINTIVQRKFDGDLASDLGLSGQQRIYVRFKIDKTGNVVDIQGRSTHPKLTKEGERMAGLIPKMKPGQQSNKPVEVIFDLPIVFNVKD; encoded by the coding sequence ATGAACAACAAGCACGATGCTAATGTACGAAAAAGTACATTGGTAAACTTTCAGTTAGGCTTAATTGTAGCCTTAGTAACCACCGTTTTGGTGATGGAGATTAAATCTGCGGTACCAGTTGTAAAGCCCGATGATGTGGCTGTGGACAACTCAGAAGTAGAAACTTATTTTAATCCAGAATTTGTCATTGTTAAAGACAAAGTAGAGAAAAAACAGCCTCTTAAAAAAGTTCAGAAGATTATAGACGTTATTGATGTTATCGATGACGATACTCCAACAGAGCTCTTTGAGGATACAGAACTTACCACAGAACCAGATATCACAGAAATTGAACCTGGAGATTTGGTTGAAAAAACAGAAGACCCAGAAATTGCTCCAGTACCATTTGTTAAAGTGGAGTTTGTACCTATTTTTCCTGGTTGTGAAGGTTTAACTACCAATGCAGAACGTAGAGCATGTATGTCTAGTAAGATAAATACAATTGTACAACGTAAATTTGATGGTGATCTAGCTTCAGATCTTGGCTTAAGTGGACAGCAAAGAATTTATGTGAGATTTAAAATAGACAAAACTGGTAATGTTGTAGATATTCAAGGTCGCTCTACGCATCCTAAGTTAACTAAAGAAGGAGAACGTATGGCTGGCTTAATACCTAAGATGAAACCAGGACAGCAAAGTAACAAGCCGGTAGAAGTAATTTTTGATCTTCCAATTGTATTTAATGTAAAAGACTAG
- the gcvH gene encoding glycine cleavage system protein GcvH has protein sequence MNIPQELKYTKDHEWIKIEGDVATVGITDFAQGELGDIVYVEVETVDETLDREEVFGTVEAVKTVSDLFLPLTGEIIEFNETLEDEPELVNSDPYGKGWMVKIKFSEASEVEDLLDAEAYKELVG, from the coding sequence ATGAATATCCCACAAGAATTAAAATATACTAAAGATCACGAATGGATTAAGATTGAAGGTGATGTAGCAACTGTAGGTATTACTGATTTTGCTCAAGGCGAATTAGGAGATATCGTATATGTTGAAGTAGAAACTGTAGATGAAACTCTAGATAGAGAAGAAGTATTTGGTACGGTTGAAGCTGTGAAGACTGTTTCAGATCTTTTCTTACCGCTTACTGGTGAGATTATAGAGTTTAATGAAACGTTAGAAGACGAGCCAGAATTAGTAAACTCAGACCCATACGGAAAAGGCTGGATGGTTAAAATTAAATTTTCTGAAGCTTCAGAAGTAGAAGACTTGTTAGATGCTGAAGCCTATAAAGAATTGGTTGGTTAA